Proteins encoded in a region of the Manis javanica isolate MJ-LG chromosome 15, MJ_LKY, whole genome shotgun sequence genome:
- the LOC140846387 gene encoding uncharacterized protein, translating to MRSCCAEHSEGVGVREAKRSSLSARCGRWLSTHLQRFCPCFPRSPEREHESTVNGSEVPKRTAPRTGERRKWRRCTSRVDPAINISRSTPEFTLPPEDADQPTTGQRPPRSRPESVTGDALMASSCNRGHDKRPEEDLKMPKPHPGIRRARRHAWEPAHVPSVLHGIQPSSIPEGRVLHHLVQEEHLGPTVAELEEPRQMQLAPEAQGGPDSSLEPVEDPCETPVLELRPVSPASGPAEPQNIPAVASALVPGPELEPHEPSGTVPGVLPRMALILAEPEPCPESISPCGVNTWDIPRSGLMPRAGVRCAIRMQQVSDLWIPMGRLMTGDILFGRLGKDGVPGETHSV from the exons atgcggtcttgttgtgcAGAGCATTCTGAAGgtgtgggagtcagggaagccaaGAGGAGCAGTCTTTCTGCTCGCTGCGGGCGCTGGCTCAGCACCCACCTCCAACGCTTCTGTCCGTGTttcccgaggagccccgag CGTGAACATGAGTCAACTGTCAATGGGAGTGAGGTTCCCAAGCGCACGGCTCCCCGGACGGGtgagaggaggaagtggaggaggTGCACCTCCCGAGTGGATCCAGCTATAAACATCAGCCGGAGCACTCCTGAGTTCACACTCCCTCCCGAGGACGCTGACCAGCCGACCACGGGCCAGCGGCCCCCCCG GTCACGGCCGGAGAGCGTCACGGGCGATGCCCTCATGGCCTCCTCATGTAACAGGGGGCATGACAAGAGGCCTGAGGAGGATCTGAAAAT GCCCAAGCCCCACCCCGGTATCCGACGGGCTAGGCGCCATGCCTGGGAGCCAGCTCATGTGCCCAGCGTCCTCCATGGCATCCAGCCTTCATCCATCCCAGAGGGCcgagtcctccaccacttggtccaggaggagcacctggggcccacggtggctgagctggaag aaccacggcagatgcagctggctccagaggcacagggagggccggATTCATCACTAGAGCCTGTTGAGGATCCCtgtgagacccctgtgctggagctacggccggtgtcacctgcttcaggcCCTGCAGAGCCGCAGAAtatcccagcagtggcctcagccctggtgccaggccctgagctcgaGCCCCATGAGCCGTCAGGCACGGTACCTGGAGTACTTCCCAGAATGGCACTGATCCTGGCCGAGCCAGAGCCATGTCCAGAGTCCATCAGCCCCTGTGGTGTGAACACCTGGGATATCCCCAGGAGTGGTCTCATGCCCCGAGCTGGAGTCCGATGTGCCATCAGAATGCAGCAGGTCAGCGATCTTTGGATTCCCATGGGCAGGCTGATGACTGGGGACATCCTATTTGGGAGATTGGgaaaggatggggtcccaggagagACACACAGTGTCTGA